The Stegostoma tigrinum isolate sSteTig4 chromosome 38, sSteTig4.hap1, whole genome shotgun sequence genome contains a region encoding:
- the LOC125450294 gene encoding ferritin, heavy subunit-like, giving the protein MASQVCQNYHKDCEDAVNKQINLELYSSYVYLSMFSFFDRDDAALGHFAVFFKEQSHEERKHAEKLMAFQNKRGGRILLQDIKKPEQDEWGSGLEAMQRALQMEKDVNQSLLDLHKLASGHTDPHLCDFLERHYLDEQVKMIKKLGDHITNLKRLGAPANGMGEYLFDRLTLS; this is encoded by the exons atggcctcccaagtgtgtcagaactaccacaaggactgtgaggatgctgttaacaagcagatcaacctggagctctattcctcttatgtttacctctccatg TTCTCTTTCTTTGACCGGGATGACGCTGCCCTGGGTCActttgctgtgttcttcaaggagcagtcccatgaggaacggaaacatgctgagaaactgatggcattccagaataaacgtggaggccgaatcctcctgcaggacatcaag aagccagagcaggatgagtggggcagtggcctggaggcaatgcagagagctctgcagatggagaaggatgtgaaccagagtctgctggatctgcacaaactcgccTCTGGCCACACGGATCCTCAT ctgtgtgacttcctggagaggcactacttggatgagcaagtgaagatgatcaagaagctgggagatcacatcaccaacctgaagagactgggagcccctgccaatggcatgggagagtacctgtttgacaggctcacactcagctga